Proteins from a genomic interval of Mesobacillus sp. S13:
- a CDS encoding cytochrome c-type biogenesis protein CcmH has translation MNRKVLITTILFLIIIPGMTTAFTYNSKEFKHIIGQLDMQGHADHELSTCSVKKIYYDEVVEMLNGGKTEPEIIQSYVDEYGQAALRTPGGGTSGWIAWGMPAAGVGIGSVIVGVWLRKLTVRKSESKLERKAAWNSEVEKEIAAKTFDEERRKLF, from the coding sequence GTGAACAGGAAAGTTCTTATAACGACAATCCTTTTTCTCATCATCATTCCGGGCATGACAACAGCCTTCACCTATAACTCAAAGGAATTCAAGCACATCATCGGCCAGCTTGATATGCAGGGCCATGCAGATCATGAATTGTCCACCTGTTCGGTAAAAAAGATTTACTACGATGAAGTGGTCGAGATGCTGAACGGCGGTAAAACAGAACCGGAAATCATCCAATCCTATGTTGATGAATATGGGCAGGCAGCTTTGAGAACTCCGGGTGGCGGCACAAGCGGCTGGATTGCCTGGGGAATGCCTGCGGCAGGAGTGGGAATCGGCAGTGTGATTGTCGGTGTCTGGCTCAGGAAATTGACGGTTAGGAAGTCTGAATCAAAGCTTGAGAGAAAGGCAGCATGGAACTCGGAAGTAGAAAAGGAAATTGCTGCAAAAACATTTGACGAAGAGCGCCGGAAGCTTTTCTAG
- the ccmA gene encoding heme ABC exporter ATP-binding protein CcmA produces the protein MLELKKMTKMLGDKLVLRNITLSLGKGEILAVIGPNGAGKSTFFKCTVGLLQPTSGEIFLDGELIKKNSPQVKQRIGFLGHESFLYNNLSPLENLKFYGKLYKVKNLESKSNALLKEVGLYLFRDMPIRSFSRGMMQRLAIARVLLPEPDILMLDEPHTGLDQEAVALLNSIIKSKRDSGTSVLIISHDFEQVHALADRAALLKKGKIVSTKLLGEEISLDEMKSWYEAEVKKT, from the coding sequence ATGCTGGAACTAAAGAAAATGACCAAAATGCTGGGAGATAAGCTCGTATTAAGAAACATCACCCTTTCTTTAGGTAAAGGGGAGATCCTGGCAGTGATTGGACCGAATGGAGCAGGGAAGAGCACCTTCTTTAAATGCACAGTCGGACTCCTGCAGCCGACGAGCGGGGAAATTTTCCTTGATGGTGAGCTTATCAAGAAGAATTCACCACAGGTAAAACAGCGGATTGGCTTCCTGGGTCATGAATCTTTTCTTTATAACAACTTGTCCCCGCTTGAAAACCTTAAATTCTACGGCAAGCTATACAAAGTAAAAAATCTTGAAAGCAAATCCAATGCACTCTTAAAGGAAGTGGGTCTCTATCTATTCCGCGATATGCCCATTCGCTCTTTTTCAAGAGGGATGATGCAAAGGCTGGCGATCGCAAGGGTGCTGCTGCCCGAGCCGGATATCCTGATGCTCGATGAGCCGCATACCGGCCTAGACCAGGAGGCTGTCGCGCTGCTTAATAGCATCATTAAAAGCAAACGGGATAGCGGGACGTCGGTGCTGATTATCTCGCATGATTTTGAGCAGGTTCATGCACTTGCTGACAGGGCCGCTCTGCTGAAGAAAGGAAAGATTGTCTCAACCAAGCTTCTTGGGGAGGAAATCAGTCTGGACGAGATGAAAAGCTGGTACGAAGCTGAGGTGAAGAAAACATGA
- a CDS encoding CcmD family protein — translation MTYLFMGYSVIWTLIAGYVIVLGRRQKQLKKELELLEEWNSDF, via the coding sequence ATGACTTACTTATTCATGGGATACTCAGTTATTTGGACGTTGATCGCAGGGTACGTAATCGTGCTTGGACGCCGCCAGAAGCAATTGAAGAAAGAGCTGGAACTTCTGGAAGAATGGAACTCAGATTTTTAA
- a CDS encoding gas vesicle protein GvpG: MTPAYHPEWLVKFWLTTPGFNMVNPHYLLIVIAAVIGVVWFVQKRKAPSEKIISEEDQLFIHHLHRKKVIERELAVLEARLAEAEITEENFNKMKNEYQSHLAQVNKELKQYT; encoded by the coding sequence ATGACACCAGCCTATCACCCTGAATGGCTTGTGAAATTCTGGCTGACGACTCCAGGGTTTAATATGGTGAATCCACATTACTTGCTGATTGTTATTGCTGCTGTCATTGGTGTTGTCTGGTTTGTACAAAAGCGGAAGGCTCCTTCCGAGAAAATTATCAGTGAGGAAGACCAGTTATTCATACACCATCTTCATAGGAAAAAAGTGATTGAAAGGGAACTGGCCGTACTTGAAGCGAGGCTGGCAGAAGCGGAAATCACCGAGGAGAATTTTAACAAGATGAAAAATGAATACCAGAGCCATCTCGCTCAGGTAAACAAAGAACTGAAACAATACACTTAA
- a CDS encoding heme lyase CcmF/NrfE family subunit, whose protein sequence is MYLIGNISIYLGIVISLYGIIANIVGIKKKSSKWLESARGAVLSLAFVASVASFLLLYLLGTSQFQYKYVASYTNESLSMAYKLTAFWAGNAGSLLLWAFLLSLYAAMVVFSKEKKNPMMPYVSSILMVNILFFFTVMALNVNPFEMTDKIPADGKGLNPMLQNPGMILHPVTLYMGYVGLAVPFAFGIAALILKRMDSEWIKLTRRWTLLAWLFLTLGNVIGGWWAYLELGWGGYWAWDPVENASFLPWLTVSAFLHSVMIQERKNMLKTWNVSLIILSYILTLFGTFLVRSGILTSVHAFGDSNLGTYFLVFMAFMMLFSLYIVMTRYGLIKKDSSPIEAYFSKESSFLLNNLILVAAAFAVFWGTMYPLISETFTGTKVNVGAPYFNKVMAPILLVLIVLMGICPLIAWQKAVFEKFMKSMLWPMAMGVATAIILFAFGVKGIYAVIGLSATSFMFGTHLQEFVRGISARRKATKENILKAAFKLTVKNQRRYGGYIVHIGIAIIAVGVISSHTYSTEILKTVDAGNSIKTGDYILTFNELTEHTKNGNGIVVADIDVTYKGKDIGKIKPEKIFYETWPEPSTEVAIKTNWSQDLYVVLSSWENKDKVTFMVKVNPFVSWIWMGGIIMVIGTAFALIGGRPTTFRYQINKGISRVGGWKK, encoded by the coding sequence ATGTATCTAATTGGGAACATCTCAATCTACCTTGGAATCGTGATTTCACTATACGGAATCATCGCCAATATCGTCGGGATTAAGAAGAAAAGCAGCAAGTGGCTCGAAAGTGCAAGAGGTGCGGTACTATCACTTGCTTTTGTGGCAAGCGTCGCATCCTTCCTGCTGCTCTACTTGCTCGGAACAAGCCAATTCCAATATAAATATGTGGCTTCCTATACGAATGAAAGCCTTTCGATGGCTTATAAGCTGACAGCCTTCTGGGCTGGCAATGCCGGATCCCTTCTGCTATGGGCGTTCCTTTTATCGCTGTACGCTGCAATGGTCGTTTTTTCAAAAGAAAAGAAGAACCCGATGATGCCTTATGTTTCCAGCATCCTGATGGTCAACATCCTGTTCTTTTTCACAGTAATGGCGCTGAATGTAAACCCGTTTGAAATGACCGATAAAATTCCGGCTGACGGAAAAGGTCTAAACCCTATGCTGCAAAATCCAGGCATGATCCTGCATCCTGTCACACTCTATATGGGTTATGTCGGGCTGGCTGTACCATTCGCGTTCGGAATTGCGGCTCTGATCCTGAAGCGAATGGATTCAGAGTGGATCAAGCTGACGAGAAGATGGACCTTGCTGGCATGGCTGTTTTTGACTCTCGGAAATGTGATTGGCGGCTGGTGGGCTTACCTTGAGCTTGGTTGGGGCGGCTACTGGGCATGGGACCCAGTTGAAAATGCTTCATTCCTGCCATGGCTGACCGTATCGGCATTCCTGCACTCTGTGATGATACAGGAACGGAAAAATATGTTGAAGACCTGGAACGTAAGCTTGATCATTCTTTCTTACATCCTGACACTGTTTGGAACCTTCTTGGTCAGGAGCGGAATCCTGACAAGTGTCCATGCGTTTGGCGACAGTAATCTGGGTACTTACTTCCTTGTTTTCATGGCTTTCATGATGCTGTTTTCTCTATATATCGTCATGACAAGGTACGGACTGATCAAGAAAGATAGCAGTCCAATAGAGGCTTATTTTTCAAAGGAAAGCAGCTTCCTGCTGAACAACCTGATTCTAGTTGCTGCCGCTTTCGCCGTTTTCTGGGGAACAATGTATCCGCTCATTTCGGAAACCTTTACAGGAACAAAAGTCAATGTTGGCGCACCATATTTCAATAAAGTAATGGCTCCGATCTTGCTGGTGCTGATCGTATTGATGGGAATCTGCCCGCTGATTGCCTGGCAGAAAGCGGTGTTTGAAAAGTTCATGAAAAGCATGCTTTGGCCGATGGCAATGGGTGTTGCCACTGCCATCATTCTGTTCGCATTTGGCGTCAAGGGAATTTACGCGGTTATCGGACTATCGGCAACAAGCTTCATGTTTGGAACACATTTACAGGAGTTCGTCAGAGGCATCAGTGCCCGTCGGAAAGCAACGAAGGAAAACATTTTGAAGGCAGCGTTCAAGCTGACGGTGAAAAATCAGCGCCGCTATGGAGGTTATATCGTCCATATCGGGATTGCCATCATCGCGGTAGGTGTCATTTCGTCGCACACTTACTCGACAGAAATCCTGAAAACGGTGGATGCCGGCAACAGCATCAAGACCGGGGATTACATTCTTACATTCAATGAACTGACCGAGCATACGAAAAACGGCAATGGCATTGTGGTGGCCGATATTGATGTGACGTATAAGGGCAAGGATATCGGCAAAATCAAACCGGAAAAAATCTTTTACGAAACATGGCCCGAACCATCAACAGAGGTAGCGATCAAGACAAACTGGAGCCAGGATTTATACGTGGTATTAAGCTCATGGGAGAACAAAGACAAAGTGACGTTCATGGTTAAAGTGAATCCGTTTGTAAGCTGGATCTGGATGGGCGGAATCATCATGGTGATTGGCACGGCATTCGCCCTCATAGGCGGCAGGCCGACAACCTTCCGCTACCAAATCAATAAAGGCATTTCGAGAGTGGGAGGGTGGAAAAAGTGA
- a CDS encoding heme exporter protein CcmB, which translates to MISIIKDAWTIASKDLSNEIKTKQTIGMMVIFSSLVVLIFSFAFDPTNNMVKAVIPGLVWLITVFSGILGLNRSFLSEHENDALTGLRSAPIDPSSIYLGKVLANFILVTAVQLVSIPVLFLLFDYRFFGKVSWFILVVIIGTLGFIIVGTFLAALSANAKNSEMLLPVLLLPLLSPLLIAGVQATRIILENEVIADASSWIRLMAAYDLLFLAACFFLFEFIMEGS; encoded by the coding sequence ATGATTTCAATCATTAAGGATGCATGGACGATTGCCAGCAAAGACCTGAGCAATGAGATCAAAACAAAGCAGACGATTGGTATGATGGTCATCTTCTCCAGTCTAGTGGTACTGATCTTCAGCTTTGCGTTCGATCCGACAAATAATATGGTAAAAGCGGTCATACCTGGGCTTGTCTGGCTGATCACCGTGTTCTCGGGAATTCTTGGATTGAATCGTTCCTTCCTTTCAGAACACGAAAACGATGCGCTGACAGGGCTGCGTTCTGCGCCAATCGATCCTTCAAGCATCTATCTGGGCAAGGTTTTAGCGAACTTTATCCTCGTTACAGCAGTACAGCTTGTCAGCATTCCAGTTCTGTTTCTGCTCTTCGACTACAGGTTTTTTGGAAAGGTAAGCTGGTTCATCCTGGTTGTCATCATCGGCACGCTCGGCTTCATCATCGTTGGGACTTTCCTGGCCGCACTTTCGGCGAACGCCAAGAACAGCGAGATGCTTTTGCCGGTACTGCTGCTGCCGCTCTTAAGCCCGCTGTTGATTGCCGGAGTCCAGGCGACGAGGATCATCCTGGAAAATGAAGTGATTGCGGATGCATCGTCCTGGATCAGATTGATGGCTGCTTACGATTTATTGTTCCTGGCCGCGTGCTTTTTCTTATTCGAATTTATTATGGAGGGGTCTTGA
- a CDS encoding cytochrome c biogenesis protein produces MKKNTGIIDRLLLFTLIPSFFIALYLIFIWSPVEKVMGETQKIFYFHVGSAWVAFLAFGVVGYYSVRVLIKPRLQHHINAGISAEIGVLFTTITLITGMIWGKSSWNTWWTWEPRLATTLILWFIYVAYLFVRKMDGSMEKIARLSAVFGIIGVINVPIVFMAIRWWNTKLHPVVFGEGKNQSGGGIEPDMLVALLFSIFTITLLYGFLMRKGIEIEKMRHIVKKAKSKAIEKLAG; encoded by the coding sequence ATGAAAAAGAATACTGGCATTATCGACCGGCTGCTGCTGTTCACTTTAATTCCGTCATTTTTCATTGCACTATATCTAATTTTTATTTGGTCGCCTGTTGAAAAGGTAATGGGCGAGACACAAAAGATATTCTACTTTCATGTTGGCAGTGCCTGGGTCGCTTTCCTCGCATTCGGTGTCGTGGGTTACTACAGTGTGAGGGTTTTAATCAAACCGAGACTCCAGCATCATATCAATGCGGGAATCTCAGCTGAAATTGGTGTGCTTTTCACAACAATCACACTGATCACCGGGATGATTTGGGGAAAATCCAGCTGGAATACATGGTGGACATGGGAGCCGCGTCTTGCGACAACCCTGATTCTTTGGTTCATCTATGTTGCGTATCTGTTCGTCCGCAAAATGGATGGTTCAATGGAGAAAATCGCCAGGTTGTCAGCCGTTTTTGGCATCATTGGCGTCATCAATGTCCCGATTGTCTTCATGGCAATCCGCTGGTGGAACACAAAGCTGCATCCGGTCGTGTTCGGTGAAGGCAAAAACCAGTCAGGGGGCGGAATCGAGCCAGATATGCTTGTCGCCCTGCTGTTCTCGATTTTCACGATCACTTTGCTGTACGGTTTCCTGATGCGAAAAGGAATAGAAATTGAAAAAATGAGGCATATCGTCAAAAAGGCAAAGTCAAAAGCAATTGAAAAACTAGCAGGCTAA
- a CDS encoding TlpA family protein disulfide reductase — MGKKIGPIIVIAAVIGILGFLVSGLGGKASAQPGDQSIDFELQDIDGNTYKLSDFKGQTVVLNFFATWCAPCIDEAPELEAFGKEYKEAKLLILAKGESKKRMEKYISESGSKLTYLLDTKEDISKDYNVIGQPETIIIDRNGVIVERFSGPTTKDDLIRLIKEKVSP; from the coding sequence ATGGGCAAAAAGATTGGGCCAATCATCGTCATCGCTGCCGTCATTGGGATTCTCGGCTTTTTGGTCAGCGGACTCGGAGGGAAAGCTTCCGCCCAGCCAGGTGATCAGTCCATCGACTTCGAGCTGCAGGATATTGACGGCAATACCTATAAACTTTCCGATTTCAAAGGCCAGACGGTCGTCCTGAATTTTTTCGCGACATGGTGTGCACCTTGCATCGATGAAGCACCTGAACTCGAAGCATTCGGCAAAGAGTACAAGGAAGCAAAGTTATTGATCCTTGCTAAAGGCGAATCGAAGAAACGGATGGAAAAATACATTTCCGAAAGCGGTTCAAAGCTTACGTATCTATTAGATACGAAGGAAGATATTTCTAAGGATTACAATGTCATCGGCCAGCCTGAGACAATCATCATCGACAGGAACGGTGTCATTGTCGAACGTTTCTCGGGCCCAACAACGAAGGATGATTTGATCCGATTGATTAAGGAAAAAGTTTCACCTTAA